Proteins from a single region of Apium graveolens cultivar Ventura chromosome 7, ASM990537v1, whole genome shotgun sequence:
- the LOC141673711 gene encoding uncharacterized protein LOC141673711, whose product MADKNSERAAKIASASKRGKDIEIRSSYMSLIDMINTRGDEYPSTAHLDSFNHCNTWHNIDFNKLNARYNVPPPFRLVPVSGGDRTCHWRPDTLFIYTDALNAGLRFPFHPFIPHLLADLQINPCQLPPNAWRNILCFMVCCLREGFPLSVAVFRKVFQCYNSSSNICGWVYVKQRPKSKHIFNSASIPDNNPNWRNSFVGLRWENGDWGTLFRSSFGKVSDGSLKSIHLTPEETIIYNGLTQDDGTTTSWTLLEEFSLIHVGLSSVSQQAAKEINEDNVPLVEETARMKKARLAGLDTRGKATEPIFLRKHKEPMGEASTEGAEGHNAPITAAAPAAAATGAFQPLWGFRRGDTVVGSTKHAWDWSYHSVTPKDFTDVVATPDLERIKLMGAQSLASSNAYFQGAMRQAESWKRASDKADNALRSLDNI is encoded by the exons atggctgacaagaattctgagagggcggccaaaattgcctcggcttcaaaacgaggtaaggatatcgagatccgctcttcatatatgtctttaattgatatgattaatactaggggggatgaatatccctccactgcacatctcgactcttttaatcactgtaatacttggcataacatagatttcaataaactaaatgctcgttataacgtccctcccccctttagactagttccagtctctggtggtgaccgtacttgccactggaggcccgatactcttttcatctacaccgacgcccttaacgctgggcttaggttccctttccatccttttatccctcatcttttggctgacttacaaatcaacccgtgtcagcttcctccaaacgcctggaggaatattctatgttttatggtttgttgtcttagggagggctttcctctttcggtagccgtttttaggaaagtcttccaatgttacaatagttcttctaatatttgtggctgggtttatgtcaaacaaaggcccaaaagcaaacatatctttaatagcgcctctattcctgataataatccaaattggaggaatagtttcgttgggttacgttgggagaatggcgactggggcacgctctttcgatcttcctttgggaaggtcagtgatggtagcctcaaatccattcacttaactcctgaagaaactattatttataatggccttactcaggatgatggtacgaccaccagctggactctcttagaggagttttccctaattcatgtgggactatcctctgtttctcaacagg ctgctaaggagattaacgaggacaacgttcctttggttgaggagacagctaggatgaagaaagctcggctcgcaggcctagacacccggggaaaggcgacagagcctatcttcttgagaaagcacaaggagcctatgggggaggcttcaactgaaggagctgagggccataatgctcctatcactgctgctgcccctgctgctgctgctacaggcgcctttcagcctctctggggattccgccgaggggataccgtggttggttccacgaagcatgcttgggattggtcctaccatagcgtgaccccaaaggactttactgatgtggtggccacccctgaccttgagaggattaagctcatgggagcccaatctctggcttcg tctaacgcctactttcaaggcgctatgaggcaagccgaatcatggaagcgggcttctgataaggccgataatgccctcaggag